A part of Sporichthyaceae bacterium genomic DNA contains:
- a CDS encoding DUF222 domain-containing protein encodes MFIDRGDDPRANGGGGRPTPAGVDHLGEIARLDTEIARLQGLQMVHMAAHVEAVERSDRALHTKDATASAYAEINLELHASGRHADDRIGEACALAAYLPGTLAAMCAGQLTQHRAVVILNQTCGLRGAELAAAEAEALGVAAALTPAKLREKLQRIVARINPDAVVRRRKAELKRRNVAVYPQPDGMATLVAYLSAQDAHAMFGIIDTAARGARTPGDQRTIDERRADALRDLICHPSSGQKRVHWQAQVLVPAGTVLGLNGEPGYLPGHGPIPAELCRILAADATWRRILTDPVTNTTLDIAPKRYRPGARLSEFIHTRDKTCRWPGCNRTRVETDHTIRREHGGLTVPRNLGDFCTHHHQLKDAPGWKVHQDGDGIFTFTTPSGRVYRTRPPGADGEVNPVETIEIPKPPHRKAPPPDGDLPPF; translated from the coding sequence ATGTTCATCGACCGGGGAGACGATCCGCGCGCCAACGGCGGCGGGGGCCGTCCGACGCCCGCCGGGGTTGATCATCTGGGCGAGATCGCCCGGCTGGATACCGAGATCGCCCGGTTGCAGGGCCTGCAGATGGTGCACATGGCCGCACACGTGGAGGCCGTGGAGCGCTCCGACCGTGCGCTGCACACCAAGGACGCGACGGCCTCGGCGTACGCCGAGATCAACCTGGAGTTGCACGCCTCGGGTCGTCACGCGGATGACCGCATCGGTGAGGCCTGCGCGTTGGCCGCGTACCTCCCGGGCACGTTGGCCGCGATGTGTGCCGGGCAGCTGACCCAGCACCGCGCGGTGGTCATCCTGAACCAGACCTGCGGGCTGCGCGGGGCCGAACTCGCCGCCGCGGAGGCCGAGGCGCTGGGCGTGGCCGCGGCGCTGACCCCGGCGAAGCTGCGCGAGAAGCTGCAGCGGATCGTGGCGCGTATCAACCCCGACGCCGTGGTCCGCCGGCGCAAGGCAGAACTCAAGCGGCGCAACGTCGCCGTCTATCCCCAACCGGACGGGATGGCCACGCTGGTCGCCTACCTGTCCGCGCAGGACGCCCACGCCATGTTCGGGATCATCGACACCGCCGCCCGGGGCGCCAGAACCCCCGGCGATCAGCGAACTATCGACGAACGCCGCGCCGATGCCCTCCGCGACCTGATCTGCCATCCGAGCAGCGGCCAGAAGCGCGTGCACTGGCAGGCACAGGTCCTGGTCCCGGCCGGCACGGTGCTCGGGCTGAACGGGGAACCCGGTTACCTACCCGGCCATGGACCCATCCCCGCCGAGCTGTGCCGGATCCTGGCCGCCGACGCGACCTGGCGGCGCATCCTCACCGACCCGGTGACCAACACCACCCTGGACATCGCACCCAAACGCTACCGGCCCGGCGCGCGGCTCTCGGAATTCATCCACACCCGCGACAAGACCTGCCGATGGCCCGGCTGCAACAGAACCCGCGTGGAAACCGACCACACCATCAGACGCGAACACGGTGGCCTGACCGTGCCCCGCAACCTCGGCGACTTCTGCACCCACCACCATCAACTCAAGGACGCCCCGGGCTGGAAAGTCCACCAGGACGGCGACGGGATCTTCACCTTCACCACCCCCAGCGGACGGGTCTACCGAACCCGACCACCCGGCGCCGACGGAGAGGTCAACCCCGTCGAAACCATCGAGATCCCCAAACCACCACACCGCAAAGCCCCACCACCCGACGGCGACCTCCCGCCGTTCTAG
- a CDS encoding PhoH family protein — protein MAETETSHRIVVPPAVSMVGLLGTGDEYLRAVERAFPTVDILARGNEITVNGPVAEVALLERLFDELVVVLRTGAPLSVDSVERSIQMLRQDTLERPADVLTADILSNRGRSIRPKTLNQKRYVDAIDKYTITFGIGPAGTGKTYLAVAKAVQALQSKQVTRIILTRPAVEAGERLGFLPGTLYEKIDPYLRPLYDALRDMLDAETVPRLLTDGVIEVAPLAYMRGRTLNDAFIILDEAQNTSPEQMKMFLTRLGFGSRIVVTGDVTQIDLPSGTTSGLKIVQQILDGVRDVHFSWLTSSDVVRHRLVSDIVDAYGRWDATQLKSDPPRLKGGRR, from the coding sequence ATGGCCGAGACCGAGACCTCACACCGGATCGTGGTGCCCCCCGCCGTGTCGATGGTGGGCCTGCTCGGGACCGGGGACGAGTACCTGCGCGCGGTGGAACGGGCGTTCCCGACGGTGGACATCCTGGCCCGCGGCAACGAGATCACCGTCAACGGGCCGGTGGCCGAGGTGGCGCTGCTGGAGCGGCTGTTCGACGAGCTGGTGGTGGTGCTGCGCACCGGCGCGCCACTGTCCGTGGACTCCGTCGAGCGCTCCATCCAGATGCTGCGTCAGGACACCCTGGAGCGCCCGGCCGACGTGCTCACCGCGGACATCCTGTCCAACCGCGGCCGCAGCATCCGTCCCAAGACGCTGAACCAGAAGCGCTACGTCGACGCCATTGACAAGTACACGATCACCTTTGGCATCGGCCCGGCCGGCACCGGCAAGACCTACCTGGCGGTGGCCAAGGCGGTGCAGGCGCTGCAGTCCAAGCAGGTCACCCGGATCATCCTGACCCGCCCGGCGGTGGAGGCAGGGGAACGTCTCGGCTTCCTGCCCGGCACCCTCTACGAAAAGATCGACCCCTACCTGCGCCCGCTGTACGACGCGCTGCGCGACATGCTCGACGCGGAGACGGTGCCGCGGCTACTCACCGACGGAGTTATCGAGGTGGCACCGCTGGCATACATGCGGGGCCGGACCTTGAATGACGCGTTCATCATTCTCGACGAGGCGCAGAACACCTCACCGGAGCAGATGAAGATGTTTCTGACCCGGCTGGGTTTCGGGTCGAGGATCGTGGTGACCGGTGACGTCACGCAGATCGACCTGCCGAGCGGAACGACCAGTGGCTTGAAAATCGTCCAACAGATCCTCGATGGGGTGCGCGACGTGCACTTCTCCTGGTTGACCAGCAGCGACGTGGTGCGGCACCGATTGGTGTCCGACATCGTCGACGCCTACGGCCGGTGGGACGCCACGCAGCTGAAATCCGACCCGCCGCGGCTCAAGGGCGGCCGGCGGTGA
- a CDS encoding cytidine deaminase translates to MSELGDEDAKLVTLAKAVRARNGAGQGAAVRDDTGRTYAATPVSLPSLQVSAVQAAVVMAIASGARGLEAAAVVTGEITLGEEDRAVVREFGGPAAPLHVADPDGSLRVTVTG, encoded by the coding sequence ATGAGTGAACTCGGGGACGAGGACGCCAAGCTGGTCACGCTGGCGAAGGCGGTACGAGCGCGCAACGGCGCGGGCCAGGGGGCCGCAGTCCGCGACGACACCGGCCGCACCTATGCCGCCACGCCGGTCTCGTTGCCGTCGTTGCAGGTCTCCGCGGTGCAGGCCGCGGTGGTCATGGCAATCGCCAGCGGCGCGCGTGGCCTGGAGGCCGCCGCGGTGGTGACCGGGGAGATCACGCTGGGCGAGGAGGACCGCGCGGTGGTGCGTGAGTTCGGCGGCCCCGCCGCGCCGTTGCATGTGGCCGATCCCGATGGGTCCCTTCGGGTCACCGTCACGGGCTGA
- a CDS encoding histidine triad nucleotide-binding protein — MADCLFCRIVAGEVPSTVVAETEDTLAFRDLNPQAPVHVLVITKEHYTDIAAVAAADPDLAGRLAATAGAVAKAEGVGDAFRLVFNTGAGAQQTVFHVHGHVIGGRPFTWPPG, encoded by the coding sequence GTGGCGGATTGCCTGTTCTGTCGGATCGTGGCCGGGGAGGTCCCGTCGACCGTCGTTGCGGAGACCGAGGACACCCTCGCCTTCCGGGACCTCAACCCGCAGGCCCCCGTGCACGTGCTGGTCATCACCAAGGAGCACTACACCGACATCGCCGCGGTCGCGGCCGCGGATCCCGACCTGGCCGGGCGCCTGGCCGCGACGGCCGGCGCGGTGGCCAAGGCCGAGGGCGTCGGGGATGCGTTCCGGTTGGTGTTCAATACCGGCGCGGGCGCCCAGCAAACCGTGTTTCACGTGCACGGGCACGTGATCGGCGGGCGCCCGTTCACCTGGCCGCCGGGCTGA
- a CDS encoding hemolysin family protein, with the protein MGSDSWLGLLAVALVAVAGLFAALEAAISRLSRSTVEELARSGRRGATRLQEIAEDTPRYLNLALLLRVACELTACSIVAVIALGRLDNRVGAVALTAAVMVVTSYVVVGVSPRTVGRQHVAAISLVAAAILPPLAAFLGPIPKMLILLGNALTPGKGFREGPFASEAELRDLVDLAVEESQVIEDDERRMVHSVFEFGDTIVREVMVPRTDMVYIERDKTLRQGMSLALRSGFSRIPVVGEDKDDVVGVLYLKDLVRRIYDHQAAESSELVDSVMRPPIFVPDSKPVDELLKEMQLTSSHIAILVDEYGGTAGLVTMEDLVEEIVGEIADEYDREGPAVERLPDGSVRVSARLGVEELGEAFDMELDDEDVDTVGGLLAKHLGRVPIPGAETVVEGLRLRAESTGGRRNRISTVLVTREPEPEIEQAADPEHEHA; encoded by the coding sequence ATGGGCTCCGACTCCTGGCTCGGGTTGCTGGCGGTGGCGCTGGTGGCGGTCGCCGGGCTGTTCGCCGCGCTGGAGGCGGCCATTTCCCGGCTGTCCCGCTCCACGGTGGAGGAGCTGGCGCGCAGCGGCCGACGCGGCGCGACCCGGTTGCAGGAGATCGCCGAGGACACCCCGCGTTACCTGAACCTGGCCCTGCTGCTCCGCGTTGCCTGCGAACTGACGGCGTGTTCGATCGTCGCGGTGATCGCGCTGGGCCGGCTGGACAATCGCGTCGGCGCGGTGGCGTTGACCGCGGCGGTGATGGTGGTGACCTCCTACGTGGTGGTCGGGGTGTCCCCGCGCACCGTCGGTCGCCAGCATGTCGCGGCGATCTCGCTGGTCGCCGCGGCGATCCTGCCGCCGCTGGCCGCGTTTCTCGGCCCGATCCCGAAGATGTTGATCCTGCTGGGTAACGCGCTCACCCCCGGTAAGGGTTTCCGCGAGGGCCCGTTCGCCTCCGAGGCCGAACTGCGCGACCTGGTGGACCTGGCCGTCGAGGAGTCCCAGGTCATCGAGGACGACGAACGCCGCATGGTGCACTCGGTGTTCGAGTTCGGCGACACGATCGTGCGCGAGGTGATGGTGCCGCGCACCGACATGGTCTACATCGAACGCGACAAGACCCTGCGTCAGGGAATGTCGTTGGCGCTGCGCAGCGGCTTCTCCCGCATCCCGGTGGTGGGGGAGGACAAGGACGATGTGGTCGGCGTGCTCTACCTGAAGGATCTGGTGCGACGTATCTATGACCACCAGGCCGCGGAGAGCAGCGAACTTGTCGACTCGGTGATGCGACCCCCGATCTTCGTGCCGGACTCCAAGCCGGTCGACGAACTGCTCAAGGAGATGCAGCTGACCTCCTCGCACATCGCGATCCTGGTCGACGAGTACGGCGGCACCGCGGGGCTGGTCACCATGGAGGACCTGGTCGAGGAGATCGTCGGGGAGATCGCCGACGAGTACGACCGGGAGGGTCCCGCGGTGGAGCGGCTGCCCGACGGGTCGGTCCGGGTCAGCGCGCGGCTGGGCGTGGAGGAACTGGGCGAGGCCTTCGACATGGAGCTGGACGACGAGGACGTGGACACCGTCGGTGGCCTGCTCGCCAAACATCTCGGCCGCGTCCCCATCCCCGGCGCGGAGACCGTGGTGGAGGGTCTGCGGCTGCGTGCGGAGAGCACCGGCGGGCGGCGCAACCGGATCAGCACGGTGCTGGTCACCCGCGAACCCGAACCCGAGATCGAGCAAGCCGCCGACCCGGAACACGAGCACGCCTAG
- a CDS encoding Gmad2 immunoglobulin-like domain-containing protein has translation MNDELESRLRDALRARAERTPIAGDGLERIRTRTARPRMGRVQPAIAVGALTALVVAGVATAVERDHGGRSDVVLPAGTGAPSPRATAHPTTGPTASSRASCADMDPSLFISCPGFPSSALPKDTGGEYLAITKPASGATVDRDLTVSGRARVFEAQFTVDVTQNGVVVQTAPVTASAGAPTLGTWSTVFHLAPGNYRIEAYELSAKGDGTKSATDTIWITVH, from the coding sequence ATGAACGACGAACTGGAGTCGCGGCTGCGCGACGCCCTGCGGGCGCGGGCCGAGCGCACGCCGATCGCCGGGGACGGGCTGGAGCGGATTCGGACGCGGACGGCGCGGCCCCGGATGGGCCGGGTGCAGCCGGCGATCGCAGTCGGCGCGTTGACCGCGCTGGTGGTGGCGGGGGTGGCGACAGCGGTCGAGCGGGACCACGGCGGACGCTCGGACGTCGTACTGCCCGCCGGCACCGGGGCGCCGTCGCCGCGAGCGACCGCGCACCCGACCACCGGCCCGACTGCGTCCTCGCGTGCGTCGTGCGCGGACATGGACCCTTCGTTGTTCATCAGCTGCCCCGGCTTCCCGTCATCGGCCCTCCCGAAGGACACCGGCGGCGAGTACCTGGCGATCACCAAGCCGGCCAGCGGCGCGACCGTCGATCGCGACCTGACGGTCTCCGGCAGGGCGCGGGTGTTCGAGGCGCAATTCACCGTCGACGTGACGCAGAACGGCGTGGTGGTGCAGACCGCACCCGTCACCGCGTCAGCGGGCGCGCCGACCCTGGGCACCTGGTCGACGGTCTTCCACCTGGCACCGGGCAACTACCGGATCGAGGCCTACGAGCTCTCCGCCAAGGGTGACGGCACCAAGTCCGCGACCGACACCATCTGGATCACCGTCCACTAG
- the ybeY gene encoding rRNA maturation RNase YbeY, producing MNVDICNESGYDLDPTALLDLVRHVLDEMRIHPQAELSVLLVDAAAMERLHVQWMDEPGPTDVLAFPMDELRPGRRDDPAEDPGLLGDVVLCPEVAAAQATAAGHSTEEELHLLCTHGLLHLLGYDHADPEGEAEMFAEQRRLLVGWRGTRRAG from the coding sequence GTGAATGTCGACATCTGCAACGAGTCCGGCTACGACCTGGACCCCACGGCGCTGCTGGACCTGGTCCGTCACGTGCTCGACGAGATGCGCATCCACCCGCAAGCCGAACTGTCCGTGCTACTGGTGGACGCCGCCGCGATGGAGCGCCTGCACGTGCAGTGGATGGACGAGCCGGGCCCCACCGACGTGCTCGCCTTCCCGATGGACGAGCTGCGCCCCGGCCGTCGTGACGACCCGGCCGAGGACCCCGGCCTGCTCGGTGACGTGGTGCTGTGCCCGGAGGTGGCCGCCGCGCAGGCCACCGCGGCCGGGCATTCCACCGAGGAGGAACTGCACCTGCTGTGCACGCACGGGTTGTTGCACCTGCTCGGTTACGACCATGCCGATCCCGAGGGGGAAGCCGAGATGTTCGCCGAGCAGCGTCGGCTGCTGGTGGGTTGGCGCGGCACGCGCCGAGCCGGCTGA
- a CDS encoding DUF309 domain-containing protein, whose protein sequence is MDRDRDAIGRPRNARPRDAAGRPLPRGADGVPRVPDDLTLTPSQALAAAQRFLDEEQPFQAHEVFEAMWKQRRDAGVDDAGVWQGLAQIAVGLTHAQRGNSSGAVTLLRRGAVTLGEHDGAAVAELIRWAEGIAEQVANGVAVPSRTLRLPQS, encoded by the coding sequence GTGGATCGCGACCGCGACGCCATCGGTCGGCCCCGCAACGCCCGCCCCCGCGACGCGGCCGGGCGGCCCCTGCCGCGCGGGGCCGACGGCGTCCCGCGGGTTCCCGACGACCTGACCCTGACGCCGAGTCAGGCGCTCGCGGCTGCGCAGCGATTTCTGGACGAGGAGCAGCCGTTCCAAGCTCACGAGGTCTTCGAGGCCATGTGGAAGCAGCGCCGCGACGCCGGGGTCGACGACGCCGGAGTCTGGCAGGGCCTCGCGCAAATTGCCGTCGGCCTGACCCACGCTCAGCGTGGTAACAGCAGCGGCGCCGTCACCTTGCTGCGTCGCGGCGCGGTGACGCTCGGGGAGCACGATGGGGCAGCGGTGGCCGAGCTGATCAGGTGGGCGGAGGGGATCGCCGAACAGGTTGCGAACGGCGTTGCGGTGCCGTCGCGAACTCTCCGGTTGCC
- a CDS encoding SigE family RNA polymerase sigma factor: protein MDARWDADQAVTELYARHYRGLVRLSALLLRDPWAAEEVVQDAFVAMHGAWRRLREEDKALAYLRRAVVNRSRSALRHRAVVERHSTAEEYLPSAEVGALARLDADAVLVALRALPARQREALVLRYWADLPEAEVAAAMRVSKGSVKTHTSRGLSALRTSLETIR from the coding sequence GTGGACGCGAGGTGGGACGCCGACCAGGCGGTCACTGAGCTCTACGCGCGGCATTACCGCGGCCTGGTGCGCCTCTCCGCGCTCCTGCTGCGGGATCCGTGGGCGGCCGAGGAGGTCGTGCAGGACGCCTTCGTGGCGATGCACGGCGCCTGGCGCCGACTGCGCGAGGAGGACAAGGCGCTGGCGTATCTGCGCCGGGCGGTGGTGAACCGGTCGCGTTCGGCGCTGCGCCACCGCGCGGTGGTGGAGCGGCACAGCACCGCCGAGGAGTACCTGCCCAGCGCAGAGGTCGGCGCGTTGGCCCGGTTGGACGCGGACGCAGTCCTGGTCGCGCTGCGCGCGCTACCCGCGCGCCAACGCGAGGCATTGGTGCTGCGGTACTGGGCCGACCTGCCGGAGGCCGAGGTGGCCGCCGCGATGCGGGTCAGCAAGGGCTCGGTGAAGACGCACACGTCGCGCGGGCTGTCCGCCCTGCGCACGAGTCTGGAGACGATTCGATGA